Proteins from a genomic interval of Quercus robur chromosome 9, dhQueRobu3.1, whole genome shotgun sequence:
- the LOC126700039 gene encoding uncharacterized protein LOC126700039 translates to MGGCAGKPKHSDVHKESIPTEDPAHANKAEGEAIPQESQNGGESQKEAPLVDLSNPKEEETKEKASEPKTDEAVPVSVEAGKETAKTTEGKVEVPAANNSEEKKVKAGDETKKPVEGQAEANVQKPDANNKSDAPLATV, encoded by the exons ATGGGGGGCTGTGCGGGGAAGCCCAAGCACTCTGATGTCCACAAGGAGTCAATCCCCACTGAGGATCCTGCCCATGCCAACAAGGCTGAGGGCGAGGCTATTCCTCAG GAGAGCCAAAATGGAGGTGAGAGTCAGAAAGAAGCACCATTGGTAGACCTCTCTAACCcaaaggaagaagaaacaaagGAGAAGGCCTCTGAACCAAAGACTGATGAAGCAGTACCAGTTTCCGTGGAGGCAGGTAAAGAGACTGCCAAGACAACTGAGGGCAAAGTTGAAGTCCCTGCTGCTAACAACTCAGAGGAAAAGAAGGTTAAGGCTGGTGATGAGACCAAAAAGCCAGTAGAGGGGCAAGCTGAGGCCAATGTCCAAAAACCAGATGCTAATAATAAGAGTGATGCACCTCTTGCCACTGTATGA
- the LOC126699662 gene encoding uncharacterized protein LOC126699662 has protein sequence MPQFTKPTFSLLLIIIAVVFTVSSITTVRSEYDSSIIRLPSEQAAAAADDDDLCTTNGPGPGPASCPVKCFRADPVCGVDGVTYWCGCADALCAGVKVAKLGFCEVGNGGPGPLSGQALLLVHIVWLIVLGFSVLFGLF, from the coding sequence ATGCCTCAATTCACCAAACCCACATTCTCTctcctcctcatcatcatcgCCGTCGTCTTCACCGTCAGCTCCATCACCACCGTCCGATCCGAATACGATTCCTCCATCATCCGATTACCCTCCGAACAAGCCGCCGCAGCCGCCGACGACGACGATCTCTGCACCACCAACGGACCTGGACCCGGACCCGCATCCTGCCCCGTCAAGTGTTTCCGGGCCGACCCGGTATGCGGCGTCGACGGCGTGACTTACTGGTGTGGCTGCGCCGACGCGCTTTGCGCCGGTGTCAAGGTCGCCAAGTTGGGGTTCTGCGAGGTCGGTAATGGTGGTCCCGGCCCTCTCTCCGGCCAGGCTCTTCTTCTCGTTCATATCGTCTGGCTCATCGTGCTCGGGTTCTCTGTGCTTTTCGGACTTTTCTGA